A DNA window from Xanthomonas campestris pv. campestris str. ATCC 33913 contains the following coding sequences:
- a CDS encoding fatty acid desaturase family protein produces the protein MSATVPIALARLQPWRSGMALAADWAVIALCFGAAMLYPHPAVYALAIVVIARTQLALAVMMHEGAHRLLAHRQSRNDVVAQALAAGPLFLSLFAYRQGHLQHHRAPMSPDDPVAIMFGIADYPVSRRELALRLLRDVTGIGYVLAIRGALRRRRTQPASAHTRTVPQRAGLVAGTILLSNGLLFGALAAFGHPLLYLGLWLLPALTLLQLFARIRAITEHAGYAACEDQRHSARTIVARSWQTFFCGPHGIHYHIEHHQHVRVPFYQLPALHRWMHAQNQLPAANLYHGYGAVLRDVSRGARSDDQR, from the coding sequence ATGAGCGCCACGGTGCCGATAGCGCTTGCCCGCCTGCAGCCCTGGCGCAGCGGCATGGCACTGGCCGCCGACTGGGCCGTGATCGCGCTGTGCTTTGGCGCCGCCATGCTGTATCCACATCCGGCAGTGTATGCGTTGGCGATTGTGGTGATTGCCCGCACCCAGCTTGCGCTCGCGGTGATGATGCACGAGGGCGCGCACCGCCTGCTGGCGCATCGCCAGTCACGTAATGACGTGGTGGCGCAGGCGCTGGCCGCCGGCCCGCTGTTCCTGTCGCTGTTCGCCTACCGGCAAGGGCATTTGCAGCATCACCGCGCACCGATGTCGCCGGATGATCCAGTGGCCATCATGTTCGGCATTGCCGACTACCCTGTCTCGCGCCGCGAGCTGGCGCTGCGATTGCTCCGCGATGTCACCGGCATCGGCTACGTACTCGCCATCCGTGGTGCGCTACGCAGGCGCCGTACACAACCAGCCAGTGCGCACACCCGTACCGTGCCGCAGCGCGCGGGGCTGGTTGCCGGCACGATCCTGCTCAGCAACGGGCTGCTGTTCGGGGCTCTCGCCGCATTTGGCCACCCGCTGCTGTACCTGGGCCTATGGCTGCTGCCGGCGCTGACGCTGCTGCAGCTGTTCGCCCGCATCCGTGCCATCACCGAGCATGCCGGCTACGCCGCGTGCGAGGACCAGCGCCACAGCGCGCGCACCATCGTCGCGCGCAGCTGGCAAACCTTTTTCTGCGGCCCGCATGGCATCCACTACCACATCGAACACCACCAGCATGTGCGCGTGCCGTTCTACCAACTGCCGGCCTTGCATCGCTGGATGCACGCGCAAAACCAGCTGCCCGCTGCAAATCTCTACCATGGCTACGGCGCCGTGCTCAGGGACGTGAGCCGGGGTGCGCGTAGTGACGATCAGCGTTGA
- a CDS encoding alpha/beta hydrolase: MSLNRIGLIGLVVLLLSACDNTAKAPPAATAPAVTSQAIAAPAQATPLGGQRGGGKPYELVDSEVWDVPDPATGRTYQVFVALPRGYADNPQRRYPVLYATDGDYAFPLVKQIARRLNGEGPAVEDFILVGLSYAVGDEPMPSRRRDYTPTPEDGPDAAPVATHGKSADYIRYLRDRVLPFVARRYRTDEQRRLYLGHSYGGLLGTQILLSTPDMFAGYILGSPSYWYGEHAMVAQEKTFAASHTDLPALVYLYVGEYEQVRYHQNHDMVVDTQNMAQALRARHYPSLHLTLDVLNDEDHLTIGPRGTTHGLKVLLGIKTADRSER; this comes from the coding sequence ATGTCTTTGAATCGAATCGGATTGATCGGGTTGGTCGTGCTGTTGCTGAGTGCGTGCGACAACACCGCCAAGGCGCCGCCCGCCGCAACAGCACCTGCAGTCACCAGTCAGGCGATTGCAGCGCCGGCACAGGCTACGCCGCTGGGCGGGCAACGTGGCGGCGGCAAGCCCTATGAATTGGTCGACAGCGAGGTCTGGGACGTGCCCGACCCGGCAACGGGTCGCACGTATCAGGTCTTCGTCGCCCTGCCACGTGGCTATGCAGACAATCCGCAACGCCGTTACCCGGTGCTGTACGCCACCGATGGCGACTATGCGTTCCCCCTGGTCAAGCAGATCGCGCGACGCTTGAATGGCGAAGGCCCGGCCGTCGAGGACTTCATCCTGGTCGGCCTGTCCTACGCCGTCGGCGACGAGCCCATGCCCAGCCGGCGGCGCGATTACACGCCCACACCGGAAGATGGCCCAGACGCGGCGCCGGTTGCGACCCATGGTAAGAGCGCGGACTACATCCGCTACCTGCGCGATCGCGTGTTGCCGTTCGTTGCTAGGCGCTACCGAACCGACGAGCAGCGGCGTCTATATCTCGGGCATTCGTACGGTGGCCTGCTGGGCACGCAGATCCTGTTGAGCACACCGGACATGTTTGCCGGCTACATCCTGGGCAGCCCATCGTATTGGTATGGCGAGCACGCGATGGTGGCGCAGGAAAAAACCTTTGCCGCCTCGCATACAGACCTGCCGGCGCTCGTCTATCTATACGTTGGCGAGTACGAGCAAGTGCGCTACCACCAGAATCACGACATGGTCGTCGACACACAGAACATGGCGCAGGCATTGCGCGCGCGGCACTATCCGTCGTTGCATCTCACGCTGGACGTTCTCAATGACGAGGACCACCTGACCATCGGGCCACGCGGCACCACCCACGGCTTGAAGGTCTTGCTCGGGATCAAGACGGCTGATCGGAGCGAGCGGTGA
- a CDS encoding M1 family metallopeptidase, protein MALLALAPTSLMAAAPTLPGAGFEVEGYQLQLRPDLSTTALSGVQRIRLRSTSDHLTQLTFSPNALQILSAELNGQPIAVTSTTDGITFALPSALAKGARASLAFKIVGVPAQGVVRAASGFYTSYFACDWMVCLQDSPGQKASFALDLFVPAGIDTLSIGAGLPQKVLPNGLVLHRWRATRPYSAYLFGFAVGTFSQQSSKTTAGTFVYLDGTGRGADLADAFQQTPSIAAFFAQAAGVSLPDGRYTQLLVPGQEAQEAATFSLIGVQALQDEQEDPASSWIIAHEMAHQWWGNLVTCASWQDFWLNEGITTFMVAAWKQHAFGEAAYQQELNEARRRLAIARDAGFDKPLAWSGEYPSLRVRRAVQYSKGALFMAHLRQTLGEQAFWAGMRRYTRKNVGSTVVSQDLQGAMEHASGRDLSALFAQWVYGDEATN, encoded by the coding sequence TTGGCACTGCTGGCACTTGCACCGACTTCGCTGATGGCCGCAGCACCGACACTGCCAGGCGCGGGGTTCGAGGTCGAGGGCTATCAGCTGCAACTGCGCCCGGACCTCAGCACCACCGCGCTTTCCGGCGTGCAGCGCATTCGCCTACGCAGCACCTCCGACCACCTCACCCAGCTGACGTTCTCGCCTAATGCACTGCAGATCCTCTCGGCCGAACTAAATGGTCAGCCGATCGCAGTGACCAGCACCACCGATGGCATCACGTTTGCGTTGCCAAGCGCGCTTGCCAAAGGCGCCCGCGCGTCGCTCGCCTTCAAGATCGTCGGCGTGCCGGCCCAGGGTGTTGTTCGCGCGGCCAGTGGCTTCTACACCAGCTACTTCGCGTGCGACTGGATGGTCTGCCTGCAGGACAGCCCCGGCCAAAAAGCGTCTTTCGCTTTGGATCTGTTCGTGCCTGCCGGCATCGATACGTTGAGCATCGGCGCAGGCTTGCCCCAGAAGGTGCTTCCGAACGGCCTGGTGCTGCACCGCTGGCGCGCTACCAGGCCGTATTCGGCCTATCTGTTCGGCTTTGCGGTTGGCACCTTCTCGCAGCAGTCATCCAAAACCACGGCCGGGACGTTCGTCTATCTCGATGGCACAGGTCGAGGTGCGGACCTGGCAGACGCATTCCAGCAGACACCCTCCATTGCGGCATTTTTTGCGCAGGCGGCAGGCGTATCGCTCCCGGATGGTCGTTACACCCAGCTGCTTGTGCCCGGACAGGAGGCGCAGGAGGCGGCCACCTTCTCGCTCATTGGCGTGCAAGCACTGCAAGACGAGCAGGAAGACCCCGCTTCGTCATGGATCATCGCGCATGAAATGGCGCATCAGTGGTGGGGAAACCTTGTCACCTGCGCATCGTGGCAAGACTTCTGGTTGAACGAGGGCATCACCACGTTCATGGTCGCCGCCTGGAAGCAACACGCCTTCGGCGAGGCGGCCTACCAGCAGGAGTTGAATGAAGCACGCCGCCGGCTTGCCATCGCCCGTGACGCCGGCTTCGACAAACCGCTGGCCTGGTCAGGTGAGTACCCCTCGTTACGTGTCCGCCGCGCCGTGCAGTACAGCAAAGGCGCGCTGTTCATGGCGCACTTGCGGCAGACGCTGGGTGAGCAGGCGTTTTGGGCGGGTATGCGCCGTTACACCCGCAAGAACGTGGGCAGCACCGTCGTCAGTCAGGACCTTCAGGGAGCAATGGAGCACGCCAGCGGGCGCGATCTTTCAGCACTGTTCGCGCAGTGGGTGTATGGCGACGAAGCGACTAACTGA
- a CDS encoding MarR family winged helix-turn-helix transcriptional regulator, translating to MTPPAPTLGTLVRQLIERLDGDLEGVYAAAGLTWRPRYTPVLRALLRVGPVPIKVLAQEIGISHSAASQTVAQMTTHRLIALKPGTDARERIVVLTPKAKKMIPALERQWAATNAAAAQLDAELSVPLSRILSEAIDALNQRAFSTRIADASNASSRSTTR from the coding sequence ATGACCCCACCTGCACCTACCCTTGGCACCCTGGTCCGGCAACTCATCGAGCGGCTCGATGGTGATCTGGAAGGTGTCTACGCGGCTGCGGGGCTAACCTGGCGGCCACGCTATACCCCCGTGTTACGCGCCCTGCTGCGTGTGGGCCCGGTTCCCATCAAGGTGCTCGCGCAGGAGATCGGCATCAGCCATTCGGCCGCCAGCCAGACGGTGGCGCAGATGACCACGCACCGTCTTATTGCCTTGAAACCAGGCACGGATGCGCGCGAACGCATCGTCGTGCTGACGCCCAAGGCGAAAAAGATGATTCCCGCGCTGGAGCGGCAATGGGCCGCGACCAATGCCGCCGCCGCGCAGCTCGATGCAGAGTTGTCCGTCCCGCTGTCCCGCATTCTCAGTGAGGCCATCGACGCGCTGAACCAGCGTGCGTTTTCCACCCGGATTGCAGACGCATCCAACGCGTCATCCCGCTCCACCACCCGCTAG
- a CDS encoding CPBP family intramembrane glutamic endopeptidase — MSRPIELGERKFLHPGRLRWLRAIAWAVLLLVVVAALAPMSGRFVSGLLPKESGPLQLLASLIGIAVGLGVYVLAVRLAEGRRASELAVRPMVPHVLLGLLIGAAMFASVMGIMAVFGLYDIQSLGMAPAWTAVRKALQAGVIEELMFRAIFLRLVWRAFGPWIAFAASAALFGFGHIANPHATAFAAICIALEAGILLGAFHALTGRVWMSIGVHIAWNFTQGYLFGAAVSGTDMGPAIARSTARPGFPEWLTGGAFGPEASLPGVLVCLAVGLAVLAMAWRAGRFAKQP, encoded by the coding sequence ATGAGCCGCCCGATCGAACTGGGTGAGCGCAAGTTCCTGCATCCCGGGCGCCTGCGCTGGCTCCGCGCCATCGCCTGGGCGGTGCTGTTGCTGGTGGTGGTTGCCGCGCTGGCGCCCATGAGCGGCCGGTTCGTCAGCGGCCTGCTGCCCAAGGAGTCCGGCCCGCTGCAGTTGCTGGCCAGCCTGATAGGCATCGCGGTGGGCCTGGGCGTGTACGTGCTTGCGGTGCGCCTGGCCGAAGGGCGACGCGCCAGCGAGCTCGCGGTGCGGCCGATGGTGCCGCACGTGCTTCTCGGCCTGCTGATCGGCGCGGCGATGTTCGCCTCGGTCATGGGCATCATGGCGGTGTTCGGGCTGTACGACATCCAGTCCTTGGGCATGGCGCCGGCATGGACTGCGGTGCGCAAGGCATTGCAGGCGGGCGTGATCGAAGAGCTGATGTTCCGGGCGATTTTCCTGCGCCTGGTCTGGCGCGCGTTCGGGCCGTGGATCGCCTTCGCCGCGTCCGCCGCGCTGTTCGGTTTCGGCCATATCGCCAATCCGCACGCCACGGCATTCGCAGCGATCTGCATCGCGCTGGAAGCCGGCATTTTGCTGGGCGCGTTCCATGCCCTGACCGGCCGCGTGTGGATGTCGATCGGTGTGCATATCGCCTGGAACTTCACCCAGGGCTATCTGTTTGGCGCAGCCGTCTCCGGCACCGACATGGGCCCGGCCATCGCGCGTAGCACGGCCCGCCCGGGATTTCCCGAATGGCTCACCGGCGGTGCGTTTGGCCCGGAAGCGTCGTTGCCTGGCGTGCTGGTCTGCCTGGCGGTCGGCCTTGCCGTGTTGGCAATGGCGTGGCGCGCAGGCCGGTTTGCGAAGCAGCCCTGA
- a CDS encoding DUF4126 family protein, with protein sequence MALIHSILMGAVAGMRSMTPLAAVANAARTGTLPRDNGAPRLLANPLASAGMLALAGGELAGDKMKTAPDRIVLAGMMARVATGAIAGAALAPRHQRGIAALLGAGTAVAAAYLTFNARMRAIERYGQTSTGAVEDAISVGAATLIVRSAAEE encoded by the coding sequence ATGGCTCTGATTCATTCGATTCTGATGGGCGCCGTCGCTGGCATGCGCTCGATGACCCCGCTTGCCGCGGTCGCCAATGCGGCACGCACCGGCACCCTACCGCGCGACAATGGCGCCCCGCGGCTACTCGCCAACCCACTGGCGTCTGCCGGCATGCTGGCGCTGGCAGGTGGCGAGCTGGCGGGCGACAAGATGAAGACCGCGCCAGACCGCATCGTGCTGGCCGGCATGATGGCCCGTGTCGCCACCGGTGCCATTGCCGGCGCCGCCTTGGCGCCGCGCCATCAGCGCGGCATTGCGGCCCTGCTGGGTGCCGGCACCGCGGTCGCGGCGGCCTACCTCACCTTCAATGCGCGGATGCGCGCGATCGAACGCTACGGGCAGACCAGCACCGGTGCGGTTGAGGATGCCATCTCGGTGGGTGCGGCCACATTGATCGTGCGCAGCGCTGCTGAAGAGTGA
- a CDS encoding VOC family protein has protein sequence MLSHVMVGSNDIARSKTFYDTLLGSVFGAPAAFVNQANSGHTRLFYRHAGSSFCVSEPIDDAPASPGNGTTVGFVCDSPEQVRAFHDAAVAAGATSIEEPPGLRDSTMGPTWLAYVRDPDGNKLCAIHRP, from the coding sequence ATGCTGAGTCACGTCATGGTCGGGTCCAACGACATCGCCCGCTCGAAAACCTTTTACGACACGCTGTTGGGAAGCGTGTTCGGCGCGCCGGCGGCGTTCGTCAACCAGGCCAACTCCGGACATACGCGGCTGTTCTATCGGCACGCGGGCAGCAGCTTTTGCGTCAGCGAGCCCATCGACGACGCGCCGGCCAGCCCGGGCAATGGCACCACGGTCGGGTTCGTCTGCGACTCACCCGAGCAGGTGCGGGCATTTCATGATGCAGCGGTCGCCGCAGGTGCCACCAGTATCGAAGAGCCGCCTGGCCTGCGTGACAGCACCATGGGGCCGACCTGGCTGGCGTATGTGCGCGACCCGGATGGCAACAAACTCTGCGCCATCCATCGGCCGTAG
- a CDS encoding glutathione S-transferase family protein yields MGLLVDGKWQDRWYDTDKSDGRFERSQSHFRHWVTADGRAGPHGEGGFQAAPGRYHLYVSLACPWAHRTLIFRQLKGLASLIDVSVVHWLMGTQGWTFEHGPGVVGDSIHHAKYLYEVYLKADPQYSGRVTVPVLWDRERDTVVSNESADIIRMFNSAFDAVGAAEGDYYPEALRAQIDTINQRVYDTVNNGVYKAGFATTQAAYEEAVVPLFDTLDWLDTCLSTQRYLCGDYLTEADWRLFTTLIRFDAVYVGHFKCNLRRIADYPQLSGFLRELYQMPGIAETVNFQHIKSHYYQSHAMINPTGIVPMGPVLDLDAPHGRG; encoded by the coding sequence ATGGGCCTGCTGGTCGACGGCAAGTGGCAAGACCGTTGGTATGACACCGACAAAAGCGATGGGCGCTTCGAGCGCTCGCAGTCGCATTTTCGGCATTGGGTGACGGCCGATGGGCGTGCTGGGCCGCATGGCGAAGGCGGCTTTCAGGCTGCGCCTGGGCGGTACCACCTGTATGTGTCGCTGGCCTGCCCGTGGGCGCATCGCACATTGATCTTCCGGCAGCTGAAGGGCCTGGCATCACTGATCGATGTGTCGGTGGTGCATTGGTTGATGGGCACGCAGGGCTGGACCTTCGAACATGGACCCGGTGTGGTGGGCGATTCCATCCACCATGCCAAATATCTGTATGAGGTCTATCTCAAGGCCGATCCGCAGTACTCCGGCCGCGTGACGGTGCCGGTGTTGTGGGATCGCGAGCGCGATACGGTGGTGAGCAACGAGTCAGCCGACATCATCCGCATGTTCAACAGTGCGTTCGATGCGGTGGGCGCGGCAGAGGGCGACTACTATCCGGAAGCGCTGCGTGCGCAGATTGATACGATCAACCAACGCGTCTACGACACCGTCAATAACGGCGTGTACAAAGCGGGCTTTGCGACCACGCAGGCGGCGTACGAAGAAGCCGTGGTGCCGTTGTTCGACACACTGGATTGGCTGGACACGTGCCTGAGCACGCAGCGCTATCTGTGCGGCGATTACCTCACCGAAGCAGACTGGCGCCTGTTTACCACGCTGATTCGGTTCGATGCGGTGTACGTCGGGCATTTCAAATGCAATCTGCGGCGCATCGCCGACTACCCGCAACTGTCGGGATTCCTGCGCGAGCTCTACCAGATGCCGGGCATCGCAGAGACGGTGAATTTCCAGCACATCAAGAGCCATTACTACCAGAGCCATGCCATGATCAATCCCACCGGGATCGTGCCGATGGGGCCGGTGCTGGACCTGGATGCGCCGCACGGCCGGGGATGA
- a CDS encoding SDR family NAD(P)-dependent oxidoreductase, producing MNTTAPPLPADDLPLTDRLRAALDVLEAIDADRSVLDTLSEADRVRLHQVVAKVYHPEPKARRQLLKQRERERHQEKVRKAEALLEQTGIRALRRKPVFSTPNYFPPHAAGLHDAHNGEGAAAAEAPQQSPELRHCYVCKQKFTQLHHFYDQMCPACAELNFFKRTETADLRGRVALLTGGRVKIGYQAGLKLLRAGAELIVTTRFPRDSAARYAEEPDFAEWGHRLQVFGLDLRHTPSVEAFCSQLLATRTRLDFIINNACQTVRRPPQFYAHMMAGETAALHDLPETVRKLVGHYEGLRTPELLRDASATALPAVHGRGLDGADGLTRAAELSQVALLDDELVGQEHLFPEGRLDQDLQQVDLRGRNSWRLLLAEVPSVELLETQLVNAIAPFIINARLKPLMLRTPERDKHIVNVSAMEGQFYRNFKTTRHPHTNMAKAALNMMTRTSAADYQNDGIHMNSVDTGWVTDEDPADIAALKVQQERFHPPLDIVDGAARIVDPIIHGFNTGEHVWGQFLKDYAPTDW from the coding sequence TTGAATACCACTGCCCCGCCCCTGCCCGCCGACGACCTGCCGCTCACCGACCGCCTGCGCGCCGCGCTGGATGTGCTGGAGGCCATCGACGCGGACCGCAGCGTGCTCGATACGCTCTCCGAGGCCGACCGCGTGCGGCTGCATCAGGTGGTGGCCAAGGTCTACCACCCCGAGCCCAAGGCGCGCCGCCAACTGCTCAAGCAGCGCGAGCGCGAACGCCATCAGGAAAAGGTCCGCAAGGCCGAGGCCTTGCTCGAGCAGACCGGCATCCGCGCGTTGCGGCGCAAACCGGTGTTCAGCACGCCGAACTATTTCCCGCCGCACGCCGCCGGCCTGCACGATGCACACAATGGCGAAGGCGCTGCCGCTGCCGAGGCGCCACAGCAATCGCCGGAACTGCGGCACTGCTATGTGTGCAAGCAGAAGTTTACTCAGCTGCATCACTTCTACGACCAGATGTGCCCGGCCTGCGCGGAGCTGAATTTCTTCAAGCGCACCGAAACCGCCGACCTGCGCGGGCGCGTGGCGCTGCTCACCGGCGGCCGGGTCAAGATTGGGTATCAGGCTGGCTTGAAGCTGCTGCGCGCCGGCGCCGAACTCATCGTCACCACGCGCTTCCCGCGCGACTCGGCCGCGCGTTATGCGGAAGAACCCGACTTTGCCGAGTGGGGCCACCGCCTGCAGGTGTTCGGGCTGGATCTGCGCCACACGCCCAGCGTGGAAGCGTTCTGCAGCCAGTTGCTGGCCACGCGCACGCGGCTGGATTTCATCATCAACAACGCCTGCCAGACCGTGCGCCGCCCGCCGCAGTTCTACGCGCACATGATGGCCGGCGAGACCGCCGCGCTGCACGACCTGCCCGAGACGGTGCGCAAGCTGGTGGGCCATTACGAAGGCCTGCGTACACCCGAACTGCTGCGCGACGCCTCAGCCACTGCGCTGCCGGCCGTGCACGGACGCGGCCTGGACGGCGCCGACGGCCTCACCCGCGCCGCCGAGCTGTCGCAGGTCGCGCTGCTGGACGACGAGCTGGTCGGCCAGGAGCACCTGTTCCCCGAAGGCCGTCTCGATCAGGATCTGCAGCAGGTCGACTTGCGCGGCCGCAACTCCTGGCGCCTGCTGCTGGCCGAGGTGCCCTCGGTGGAATTGCTGGAGACGCAACTGGTCAATGCCATCGCGCCTTTCATCATCAATGCGCGCCTCAAGCCGCTGATGCTGCGCACGCCCGAGCGCGACAAGCACATCGTCAACGTCTCGGCGATGGAGGGCCAGTTCTACCGCAACTTCAAGACCACCCGTCACCCGCACACCAACATGGCCAAGGCCGCGTTGAACATGATGACGCGCACCTCGGCGGCCGATTATCAAAACGACGGCATCCACATGAACAGCGTCGACACCGGCTGGGTCACCGACGAAGATCCGGCCGACATCGCCGCGCTCAAGGTCCAGCAGGAACGCTTCCATCCGCCGCTGGACATCGTCGACGGCGCCGCGCGCATCGTCGACCCGATCATCCACGGCTTCAACACCGGCGAGCATGTGTGGGGGCAGTTCTTGAAGGACTATGCGCCGACGGATTGGTGA
- a CDS encoding DJ-1/PfpI family protein, translating to MSIEADQTHASRARRTLLRNALLTGAAMMAPGTAAIAKDLRPASAASGDLSKGTAQLTLGMVVFYGFQLLDVFGPLDMFGNLDGKVRIVILGERAGMVASSAGPAVAVDHALDAAPHIDILMVPGGMGTRREVGNTAFIASITRLARSAPHVASICTGAALLARTGLLDGRRATTNKRAFNWVMTQGPKVEWVKQARWVEDGHVFTSSGVSAGTDMALALIAKLFGPDAAKQAADIAEYRWNADSTNDPFTAAIDTE from the coding sequence ATGTCTATTGAAGCGGATCAGACCCATGCAAGTCGTGCGCGTCGCACGCTACTACGCAATGCCCTGCTGACGGGCGCGGCGATGATGGCGCCGGGCACGGCTGCGATCGCGAAAGACCTGCGCCCGGCCAGCGCGGCCAGTGGTGATTTATCCAAAGGCACCGCTCAGTTGACGTTAGGAATGGTGGTGTTCTACGGCTTCCAGCTACTGGATGTGTTCGGTCCGCTGGATATGTTCGGCAATCTTGATGGCAAGGTCAGGATCGTCATCCTGGGCGAGCGCGCTGGCATGGTCGCTAGCAGCGCCGGTCCTGCGGTTGCCGTTGACCATGCGTTGGACGCGGCGCCGCACATTGACATCCTGATGGTTCCGGGCGGCATGGGCACACGGCGCGAGGTGGGCAACACCGCATTCATCGCCAGCATCACGCGCCTGGCGCGTTCGGCGCCACACGTCGCCAGCATCTGCACCGGGGCGGCGCTTCTGGCGCGCACCGGTCTGCTGGATGGGCGGCGTGCCACGACCAACAAGCGCGCCTTCAACTGGGTAATGACGCAGGGGCCAAAAGTAGAGTGGGTGAAGCAAGCGCGCTGGGTGGAGGACGGCCATGTGTTCACCTCCTCCGGCGTCTCCGCAGGTACGGACATGGCGCTGGCCCTGATCGCAAAACTGTTCGGCCCCGATGCCGCCAAGCAGGCCGCCGATATCGCCGAGTACCGCTGGAATGCGGATTCCACCAACGATCCGTTTACTGCCGCGATCGACACTGAGTGA
- a CDS encoding XVIPCD domain-containing protein — MENIDESKYPQPQQSVSGAAAVKPSSPLSDPSVTPFLQRSPTLQAGLAQLNRDNIGVVWGTAGAGTYLVPRTQVVIDENAVGNGARIARSLSHEIGHHRFSEQSDQSSKNGYVTSMLRGEAAATLSNALIRREIINNNGPDIGISGSGTRPQQYQAIADQQMAGRITRDAALNQIAQVFKTEKPSVGPSKTYEQYYGDYYDKYIAPLQRKQGRPEPGGVGDISTSDVKQGGLGPESPSVSPKTTLLPSQPGHADHALYQQIRGGVMQLDAQHGKEWDGASQRMTASLLALAKEEGLSRVDHVALNNPTPQLAGGEKVFVVQGALNDPAHQRAHMPTIEAVQTPEIQSFDRLQALNQTQAQAREQQQALEQSQQAVSQAGPSMTR, encoded by the coding sequence ATGGAAAATATCGACGAGTCGAAGTATCCGCAGCCGCAGCAATCGGTGTCAGGAGCCGCTGCAGTGAAGCCGTCCTCTCCGCTATCGGATCCTTCGGTCACGCCTTTCTTGCAGAGGTCTCCAACACTTCAGGCAGGCCTCGCGCAGCTGAATCGGGACAACATTGGGGTGGTATGGGGGACTGCCGGTGCCGGCACCTATCTCGTTCCTCGCACGCAAGTAGTTATTGACGAAAATGCAGTTGGAAACGGTGCGCGCATCGCTCGGTCGCTATCGCATGAAATTGGACATCATCGATTTTCTGAGCAATCCGATCAGTCCTCCAAGAATGGGTACGTCACGAGCATGCTCCGTGGCGAAGCTGCAGCAACGCTTAGCAACGCACTAATTCGGCGTGAGATTATAAATAATAACGGACCGGATATCGGTATCTCTGGAAGCGGCACAAGGCCACAGCAGTACCAGGCAATTGCAGATCAGCAAATGGCAGGTCGCATCACGCGCGATGCTGCATTGAACCAGATTGCCCAGGTCTTCAAGACGGAAAAACCTTCGGTTGGTCCAAGTAAAACATATGAACAATATTACGGAGATTACTACGATAAATATATTGCACCGCTGCAACGCAAACAGGGTCGACCGGAACCTGGAGGCGTTGGCGACATCAGTACTTCTGATGTGAAGCAGGGTGGACTTGGTCCTGAATCACCCTCGGTGTCACCGAAGACCACGTTGTTGCCCTCACAGCCAGGCCACGCGGACCACGCGCTGTACCAGCAGATCAGAGGTGGCGTGATGCAGCTCGACGCCCAACACGGCAAAGAGTGGGACGGGGCCAGCCAGCGCATGACCGCCAGCTTGCTTGCGTTGGCCAAAGAGGAAGGGCTGTCGCGGGTGGACCATGTTGCACTCAACAACCCCACGCCTCAGCTAGCTGGCGGCGAGAAGGTCTTCGTTGTACAAGGCGCGCTCAATGACCCGGCACACCAGCGGGCACATATGCCAACGATAGAAGCCGTGCAGACACCTGAGATCCAGTCGTTCGATCGCCTGCAGGCACTCAACCAGACTCAGGCCCAGGCGCGCGAGCAGCAGCAGGCATTAGAACAGTCGCAGCAAGCCGTCTCACAGGCCGGTCCGTCGATGACGCGCTGA
- a CDS encoding SymE family type I addiction module toxin, with translation MTRRRPPNASATARPTRQRARPAPPKRVQWVIVEPDRTQLPPMLPPEPDTTPQGPGRLHAPRRARRPRQCTVSYTLYPGAHDHAGDQHVPHVRLSGLWLQQLGFAIGTKLRITASVGRLLMEVLPPVGVPAK, from the coding sequence ATGACGCGCCGCCGCCCACCCAACGCGTCCGCCACCGCACGGCCCACCCGTCAACGTGCGCGCCCCGCGCCACCCAAGCGGGTGCAGTGGGTCATCGTCGAACCCGATCGCACCCAACTGCCACCGATGCTGCCGCCCGAGCCGGACACAACGCCGCAAGGCCCCGGCCGTTTGCATGCACCCCGCCGCGCCCGCCGCCCGCGCCAATGCACCGTCAGCTACACCCTCTACCCCGGCGCCCACGACCACGCCGGCGACCAGCACGTGCCCCACGTCCGCCTCAGCGGCCTATGGCTGCAGCAACTGGGCTTTGCCATCGGCACCAAGCTACGCATCACCGCCAGCGTGGGGCGGTTGTTGATGGAGGTGTTGCCGCCGGTGGGAGTGCCTGCAAAATGA